A stretch of DNA from Candidatus Bathyarchaeota archaeon:
GGTTAGGCGTACTCCGTAATGAAGTTTGCGTTTGCTCATAGGTTCCACGGTGTTAATCGGTATTGAAAATAAAGAAAAGTTTTATGAAATCAAAATATTGATTTGCACTAAAATCGATTTCTTTTTGGAACATCAATAAATCTTGTGGAAATTATCGACAAGTGTTAAAGTTCCTCGATGGAAGAAATGTAAATAAGTGAGGTAATGCTCAGAAAGCAACAAAATGCCCTAATGAATTGTTTGGGAGGAAAGTGGGCGATGGAAGCTGAATTCTTAAAGTTGGCTCTTGGTTTAGTTGAATCTAACGAAAACCATGAACGTTATCGTGGAAAAGAGTGCATGAACCTAATTGCCAGTGAAGGAATCAAATCTCCTGCAGTTAATGAAATTATGCATATGTCCAAAGATTTGGATTCCCGATACGCTGAAGGTGAAAATGATCTTAAAGGTCATGTTAAGGCACGGCACTATCAAGGTCAAAAATTCATGACAAAAATCGAAGACTATGCAACAGATTTGATGAAAAACCTGTTTGGCTGCAATTGGGCAGATGTACGACTTGTTTCAGGCACCCACGCAAATCTTGCAACTTTCAAAGGCTTATCTATGGCAACAAAAAACGACCGTATGGTTGTTTTACCTCTTAGTGCTGGGGCACATATTACTCATGACTATTCTGGTCTGGCTGGTAGTGTTTTGGGTCTCGAAACCATTAATCATGCTTACGATATAGACGAACTAAATATTGATGTAGAAAAATCTTCAACAATAATTGATTCCGCCCGACCTGGAATCGTAACCTTTGGTGGTAGTGTTTTTCCCTTTCCTCATCCCGTAAAGGAATTAGCTAAAGTTGCCAAAGACAATGGAGCTTACGTTGCATACGACGCTGCTCATGTTTTGGGATTAATTGCAGGAGGAGAATTCCAAAACCCCTTCAAAGAAGGTGTGGATTTCATAACTGCATCTACTCATAAAACTTTTCCAGGACCCCAAGGTGGAGTTATTCTTGCTAATTGTGAAGATGACCGTATGAAAAAAGCCATTAAAAAAGTCCAGTATGCCGTTTTTCCGTTGAGCGCTTCTAGTACTCATCTTGGGCGGTTGCCTGCTTTAGGTTTAGCAGCTTTGGAAATGAAACTATACGGTAAAGACTTAGCAAAACAAACGATTAGAAACGCTCAAACTGCAGGTAAGTGCATGTTTGAAAATGGTGTTAAAGTCTTAGGGCAAAAAAACGGATTCACTCGTTCTCATCAGATTGTTGTTGATGTTCGTGAGTACGGTGGAGGACAAAAACTTGCTTTTGCTCTTGAAGATGCTCACATCATTTTGAATAAGAACCTTTTGCCCTATGATAACCAGCACGATCGAGGTGACCCTTCCGGTCTGAGAATCGGTTTTCAAGATGTAAGTCGTCGAGGTTTCAAACCAGAAGATGTTGAACAGTTGTGTTCTTTGATATTGGATGTAGTGAAAGGCAAAAGAACTCATGAAGACGTAAGAAAAGACGTTATCAAGTTACGACAGAATTTTAACGAAATCAAATATGGCTTCCAAAGTGTCAGTGAAGCAAAAGAATACCTGAAAAAACATGTTTAAGTATTTTAATAACTAACATGCACGTGCGTAAAGCCGTCTTTGCACTCTGTTTTTTCTATACGATATTTTTTTATATAAGAATGGAGTTTTTTTGTTTCATTCAAGGAAACTGGGTCTATGAACAGCCATTCGACGACTACATTAACAAATTCTTCGATGTTCTATAGTTTTAGCTATTTCTTTTATAATTAGGTCCAGGTAACTGAAATTTATTGTCTTTAGTTTTCTGGGCTTTTTGGAGTGTTTAGTTATTATGAACAAAAATAATGAAAAAAAACAAAAAAGAATCGTGGTAAAATTTGGAGGCTCTAGTCTGGCCGACCACGAGAAAATATTGCGAGCCGTTACGGCAGTTGCTAACGAAGCAAAGAAAGGAACCCAAATCACAGTAATTGTTTCCGCGATGGGAAAAACTACTGATACCCTGTTCAATGCTGCCAAAAACAGCTCTAATGGTAGGCTGCATAAGCCTGATTTAGATGAAATTCTGGCAATGGGTGAACGAACCAGCATTAGAATCATGGCTGTGGCATTAAAAGCCCAGGGAATAAAGGCTTGGTATGTCGATCCACATGACCCCGAGTGGCCTATTGTTACTGATGATTCATTTTCAGATGCCAATCCATTATTGGATGTGTGTTACAACCGTGTAAAGCAGCATGTGTTGCCCCTTGTCGAATCTGGAGTTATTCCTGTTATTGCCGGTTTCGTGGGTAGAACTCAGAATGGTCGGGTAACTACGTTGGGTCGTGGTGGAAGTGATACAACTGCTTTCATTTTAGCGAAGGCTTTAGAAGCAGATGAGCTAATCTTAGTTACTGACGCTGAAGGAATAATGACCGCTGACCCAAAAGTGATAAGTAATCCTCAGCGGATTCCAGAAATTGACGTAAAAACATTGGTTGGTTTGGCCGATTCGGGCACAAAATTCATTCACAGAAAAGCATTACGTTACAAGGAGGCATCAGTAAGAGTGAGAGTAATCCGAAACATTCACGGCGACCTAAATGTTGAAGGCACAATAATAAAAGGAACACTTTCTGGTGATTTAGGTGCCGAGTTTGCTAGTCCTTCTCCTGTTTTGTCTATTACTGTTGTAGGAAATGATGTGTCACAGAATCCTCAAGTTATAAAAGAATTAGCTGAAACCGCCGAAGAACACGCTGAATTGCTCGGGTTATCTTTGAACCGTGATTCGATGATATTGTATGTTACTGAAAACTCTGATTCTAAAGTTCTGTTAGAGAAAATGCATGAAGCAATACTGAAGCATGAAGAAACCTTGGCTATGTCTGTGCGAAAACAGTTGGCGTTCCTTAAAATCAAGGGGGTTGGCTTAGAAAAAACTCCGGGTCTTACTGGACGAATATCTGAGGCTCTGCGAGTAAACTGCATAAATATTTTTGGGCTCATGACAATCACTTCCAGTATTCTTCTTTTTGTGGGTTGGAACGAAAAAGAAAAAGCTTTGGAATTAGTAACAACTGCATTAGGGGATAATGAGTCATGTTAAAAGCTGCTGTATTAGGTGCAACAGGAAATGTTGGACAAATATTTGTTCAACTGCTAGAAAATCACCCTTGGTTTGAAGTAACAACTGTTGCAGCCTCAGAAAGAAGTGCCGGAAGAACATACGGAGAAGCTTCCAGATGGAGGCAATCAACTCCAGTCCCTGAAGCTGTCGCACAAATGGAAGTAGTGGACATTACTCCAAGTGAAGTAAAAGATGTTGACATAGTTTTCTCAGCATTGCCTTCGGATGTAGCAGGAAAAGTTGAGGAAGATTTTGCTTCTGCAGGAAATGTGGTAGTTAGTAACGCATCGTCCCACCGAATGGATCCGGATGTTCCTATGCTAAACCCAGAAATTAACTGTGAACACGTTAGCCTAATTGAAGAACAACAAAGAAAACGAAAATGGGACGGCATCCTTGTCACTAACCCAAACTGTAGCACCACTGTTCTAACTTTGCCTTTAAAGCCAATCTATGATGTATTTGGCATCAAAAGCCTCATAGTATCCACGATGCAGGCAATATCTGGTGCCGGATACCCTGGAGTTGCCTCGTTGGATATCGTGGATAACGTCATTCCTTACATCGGTGGAGAAGAACCCAAAATGGAATCTGAAACCCAAAAGATTCTGGGTACTGCTTCTAAACCTGCTGACTTCAAGGTTTCATCTAGCTGTCACAGAGTTCCAACAATTGATGGCCATATGGAAGCAGTTTTCGTGGCAACAAAAAAGAAAGCAGAACCTGAAACTGTAGCTGATGCTATGGAAAACTTCATTGGTGAACCGCAGACCTTAAAATTGCCTTCGGCTCCAGAAAAACCAGTTATAGTTACTTGGGAAAATAATCGTCCACAAACCCGATTAGACCGTATGGAAGGCAACGGAATGAGCACCGTAGTTGGTAGGCTCAGAAAAGACCCTGTGATGGATGGGGTGAAGTTTATTGCTTTGGGTCACAATACGATACGGGGAGCCGCTGGATGCGGTGTCCTTAACGCAGAATACTTGAAAGTAAAGAAGTTCCTCTAAAGGAGACAAGAACCTTTGGAAACAGGTAAAAAAAGACGATTAAAAAGAATCTTCAGAAGTGACAACAAAACCGTGATTGTCCCAATGGACCATGGAGTAACTGTTGGTCCAGTTACAGGACTAACAAACATGCAAGAAATCATTGACAAGTTGTTGCTTGGAGACGTTGACGCAGTTCTCATAAACCGGGGAATCGCAAAAAAAGTAGACAACGGAACCGCCGGATTAATCATTCATTTGTCTGGAATTTCAGCCCTTTGTCCTGAACCCAACAACAAAATGCAAGTGGGAACTGTAGACGATGCTGTCCGTTTAGGTGCAGACGCAGTTTCAGTGCACATTAACGTTGGCTCAAAAAACGAAGATAGTATGCTTGCAACCTTAGGCAAAGTCGCCTGTGAATGTGACGATTTTGGTATGCCGTTATTGGCTATGATGTATCCAAGAGGACCAAACATCAAAAACGCCCATTCTGCAAATGTAGTTGCCCATGCAGCCCGTTTGGGAGCAGAACTTGGAGCTGATATCATTAAAACAAACTACACAGGTACTGTTGAATCTTTCAAACAAGTTACTGATTCTTGTCCAGTTCCAGTTATCATTGCTGGTGGACCAAAAGCAGAAACCACTAAAGATGTTTTACTGATGGTAAAAGATTCGGTAACAGGTGGCGGATCGGGTCTCTCTATAGGAAGAAACGTGTTCCAACATGAAAACCCTACAAACATGGTTAAGGCACTTTCAGCGATTATTCATAATAATGCGTCAGTTGATGATGCAATGAAAATCCTTGGTGAATAAAATGAAGTACCTTTGGGTTGAAATCGATGTGGCCCTTCCTAACCCTCAAAAAGTTAAGTTACTAAAATCTGCAACGCAGTTTTGTGACGTTGCCTTAGTTGATGCAAAAGATATTGACGATGCAAAAAAAGCTGGGCTTTCTGTTGCTTCGGATTCTGGGGACGCTGACATTGTTACTGTTTCTTCGTCTGAACTTGAATCCGTAAAAAAGTTGAAGGCTGACGGCAAATGTGTTGCAGTGAAAATGATTATTGAAAGCAAAAAGGATGAAGAAACAGCAATAGCTGCTGCGGAACTTTTGTCTGATTATGTTATTGTTGGTACTCCTGACTGGAAAATCATTCCTTTGGAGAATCTCATCGCAAAGACCCGGGGAAAAACTAAACTTTTAGCGGAAGTTTCTAACACAAAAGAAGCAAAAGTTGCCTTAGAAACTTTGGAACTTGGTTCAGACGGTGTAGTTCTGAAGACCGATAGTCTTGAAGAACTCAAGCAAACGGCAGAGTTTGCCAAAAAAGAGTCTGTCGGTCTTGGTTTGGTTCCTGTTGAGGTTACTGAAGTAAAAGAGATTGGAACCGGAGCTCGTTCTTGTATTGACACCTGTGAACTTATGAAACCTGGAGAGGGCATGCTTTTGGGTTGTCAATCTTCTGGCTTGTTTTTAGTTCAAGCAGAAGTTCACGAAAGTCCATACGTGGAAACTCGTCCTTTTAGGGTTAATGCTGGACCTTTATCTTTGTATGCTCTTACTTCTCCAAACCGGACGAGATATTTGTCTGAACTAAAATCTGGGGAAGAAGTACTTATTGTAGACCGAGCAGGAAACGTCAGGGTAACCAATGTTGCACGCTCAAAAATTGAGTGGCGTCCAATGCTATTAATTGAAGCAGAATATAATGGCAAAAGTTTGAAACTTATTGCCCAAAACGCTGAGACTATAAGAGTTGTTACTCCCGAAGGCTCCAAAGCTGTAACTGACCTAACAAAGGGAGACAAAATTCTTGCCCAAGTGGAAGAAGGCGGAAGGCATTTTGGAACATTGGTGAAAGAAGAAGCAGTGATCGAGTGTTGACAATTAGAGTCTGCGTTGCAATTCCACCTAAAACAGTTGATGAAGCAATTGAATTACTTCAAACTGCTGATAGTTTACACGCAGACCTTATTGAAATTAGGTTAGACAGTCTCAAAAATCACGGGTGCCTAAAAGAAATTGTATCTTGTACTAAAACTCCGTTGATTGCTACAAACAAATCAACAAAACAACACGGTAATTTTATGGGCACCGAAACTGAACGCCAAAAAATATTGGTTGACGCAGCAAAAAATGGTTTTGAATATGTTGATGTGGATTTAGGTACACCTAATCAAGTTCAGTTAATCCAGAGTTTGCATGCTGCTGCAGCCAAAGTTATTGTTTCTTTTCATGATTTTAAACAAACACCTTCGGTATCTGAGTTAAGAAAAGTTCAAGATGAAATATCTGCATTAGGTGCTGATGTTTGTAAGATTATAACTACTGCTGAAACAGTTGAAGACAACTTAGTAGTTTTAGATTTTGTTTCTAAATCGTCTAAGCAATCTAAAATCGTTTGTTTTGCTATGGGAGATTATGGCAAACCTTCTCGTTTGTTGTCCCCTGTTTTTGGTGCCTTTTTTACCTTTGCTTGTCTTGACGAAAAAAGAAAAACAGCAAAAGGACAATTAACTATACATGAAATGAATCTTGCATACGAGACTTTGGGGCTAAAATAGTATGAATGTCTCAGGAAAAACTAAAGTGTGCGCTATTATCGGTGACCCTGTAGAACACTCCCTTAGTCCTGTAATGCATAATGCGGCCTTCGAAGAACTTGGACTGAACCTTGTTTATGTTGCTTTTACCGTAACTGCCAAAGATTTGAAGGACACCCTTTTAGGAGTAAAAAGTTTAGGTCTAAAAGGATTAAACGTGACTATGCCCCACAAAAACGAGGTTATCAAGTACCTTGATGAACTTGACGTCACCGCAAAATCTGTTGGCGCGGTAAACACTATTCTTAACAATCAGGGAAAACTTAGTGGATACAACACAGACGGCGAAGGAGCAATTATTGCTCTGCAAGAAAACGGTGTTTGTCCTGAAAAAATGAAACTTGTGCTTCTTGGTGCTGGAGGTGCAGCAAAAGCCATAGCGTATCAAGCCGCCCAGAACGTTAATGAGCTTGTGGTCTTGAACAGAAACTCTGACAAAGCAAAAAACTTGGTTAAGTTATTGCCCAAAAATTTTGGTGCAACAGTAAAAAGTGGACCCCTTTCTTTTAAAGTTCTTAAACAAGAACTTGAAACAGCGGACATTCTAATTAACGCAACTTGTGTGGGTATGCATCCAGACAATGAAATTAGCCCTGTTCCGTCGGAGCTATTGCGTCCTGATCTTAATGTGATGGACATTATTTACAATCCTTTGGAAACTAAACTTTTGAAAGATGCAAAAACTGTAGGTGCAAAAGTTATTTCAGGACTTGAAATGCTCATTTATCAAGGTTCTGTTGCTTTTCACATTTGGACTAATTGTCCTGCTCCTGTTGAGGTTATGAGAAAAGCTGCATTGAATGCCCTAAAAAATGGAGGTTCAGATTAATGCATGGACATGCCCAAGCAATATCTCATGGTGCAGCTACAATAATTAATGCAATCGCTACTGGAAAAGGCGCAGCAGTAGGTGTGGACCTTTGGACAAAAGCCATAGTAAAACTGACTGGTGAAACTGGACAAGTGGATGTTGTTATTCGTTCTGATTCTTCGGAGAATCCTGTTTTGGCACAAAAAACTGTTGAGCATGTCTTCAAGCATTTTGGTTTAGATAATGAATTTGGTGCAAAAGTTGAAACTAGTTCTTCTATTCCTGTTGCCCGTGGTATGAAAAGTAGCAGTGCAGCAGCAAATGCAATTGCTCTGGCAACTGCTGCGGCATTAGAACGCAGTTTGGATGATGTTGCGTTGGTGCGGTTGGGCGTTGAAGCTGCTTTGGATGCAAAGGTTACCATAACTGGGGCTTTTGATGATGCTTGTGCTTCTTATTTTGGCGGGGTTGTAATAACCGATAATTTGGAACGCGAAATCATTAAGCGTTTTGAGTTACCCGAAGCTCCTCTTGCTGTTTTGTTTTATGTTCCTGCACAAAAAACCTATACTGTTAGTTCCAATGTGAACCGTATGCGAGCTTTGTCTTCTGCTGTTAAAATAGCTTACAATGAAGCCTTG
This window harbors:
- a CDS encoding class I fructose-bisphosphate aldolase family protein, translated to METGKKRRLKRIFRSDNKTVIVPMDHGVTVGPVTGLTNMQEIIDKLLLGDVDAVLINRGIAKKVDNGTAGLIIHLSGISALCPEPNNKMQVGTVDDAVRLGADAVSVHINVGSKNEDSMLATLGKVACECDDFGMPLLAMMYPRGPNIKNAHSANVVAHAARLGAELGADIIKTNYTGTVESFKQVTDSCPVPVIIAGGPKAETTKDVLLMVKDSVTGGGSGLSIGRNVFQHENPTNMVKALSAIIHNNASVDDAMKILGE
- a CDS encoding shikimate kinase, yielding MHGHAQAISHGAATIINAIATGKGAAVGVDLWTKAIVKLTGETGQVDVVIRSDSSENPVLAQKTVEHVFKHFGLDNEFGAKVETSSSIPVARGMKSSSAAANAIALATAAALERSLDDVALVRLGVEAALDAKVTITGAFDDACASYFGGVVITDNLEREIIKRFELPEAPLAVLFYVPAQKTYTVSSNVNRMRALSSAVKIAYNEALNGNYWAALTLNGLVYSSVLGYDPSPAVDALTAGALAAGLSGTGPAVTAIVSKDNLESVKEAWQNYVGDILEAQVNLEKARVVL
- the aroD gene encoding type I 3-dehydroquinate dehydratase; its protein translation is MLTIRVCVAIPPKTVDEAIELLQTADSLHADLIEIRLDSLKNHGCLKEIVSCTKTPLIATNKSTKQHGNFMGTETERQKILVDAAKNGFEYVDVDLGTPNQVQLIQSLHAAAAKVIVSFHDFKQTPSVSELRKVQDEISALGADVCKIITTAETVEDNLVVLDFVSKSSKQSKIVCFAMGDYGKPSRLLSPVFGAFFTFACLDEKRKTAKGQLTIHEMNLAYETLGLK
- a CDS encoding serine hydroxymethyltransferase, whose amino-acid sequence is MEAEFLKLALGLVESNENHERYRGKECMNLIASEGIKSPAVNEIMHMSKDLDSRYAEGENDLKGHVKARHYQGQKFMTKIEDYATDLMKNLFGCNWADVRLVSGTHANLATFKGLSMATKNDRMVVLPLSAGAHITHDYSGLAGSVLGLETINHAYDIDELNIDVEKSSTIIDSARPGIVTFGGSVFPFPHPVKELAKVAKDNGAYVAYDAAHVLGLIAGGEFQNPFKEGVDFITASTHKTFPGPQGGVILANCEDDRMKKAIKKVQYAVFPLSASSTHLGRLPALGLAALEMKLYGKDLAKQTIRNAQTAGKCMFENGVKVLGQKNGFTRSHQIVVDVREYGGGQKLAFALEDAHIILNKNLLPYDNQHDRGDPSGLRIGFQDVSRRGFKPEDVEQLCSLILDVVKGKRTHEDVRKDVIKLRQNFNEIKYGFQSVSEAKEYLKKHV
- the asd gene encoding aspartate-semialdehyde dehydrogenase, whose protein sequence is MLKAAVLGATGNVGQIFVQLLENHPWFEVTTVAASERSAGRTYGEASRWRQSTPVPEAVAQMEVVDITPSEVKDVDIVFSALPSDVAGKVEEDFASAGNVVVSNASSHRMDPDVPMLNPEINCEHVSLIEEQQRKRKWDGILVTNPNCSTTVLTLPLKPIYDVFGIKSLIVSTMQAISGAGYPGVASLDIVDNVIPYIGGEEPKMESETQKILGTASKPADFKVSSSCHRVPTIDGHMEAVFVATKKKAEPETVADAMENFIGEPQTLKLPSAPEKPVIVTWENNRPQTRLDRMEGNGMSTVVGRLRKDPVMDGVKFIALGHNTIRGAAGCGVLNAEYLKVKKFL
- a CDS encoding shikimate dehydrogenase encodes the protein MNVSGKTKVCAIIGDPVEHSLSPVMHNAAFEELGLNLVYVAFTVTAKDLKDTLLGVKSLGLKGLNVTMPHKNEVIKYLDELDVTAKSVGAVNTILNNQGKLSGYNTDGEGAIIALQENGVCPEKMKLVLLGAGGAAKAIAYQAAQNVNELVVLNRNSDKAKNLVKLLPKNFGATVKSGPLSFKVLKQELETADILINATCVGMHPDNEISPVPSELLRPDLNVMDIIYNPLETKLLKDAKTVGAKVISGLEMLIYQGSVAFHIWTNCPAPVEVMRKAALNALKNGGSD
- a CDS encoding 3-dehydroquinate synthase II (catalyzes the formation of 3-dehydroquinate from 3-deoxy-aribino-heptulonate 7-phosphate); protein product: MKYLWVEIDVALPNPQKVKLLKSATQFCDVALVDAKDIDDAKKAGLSVASDSGDADIVTVSSSELESVKKLKADGKCVAVKMIIESKKDEETAIAAAELLSDYVIVGTPDWKIIPLENLIAKTRGKTKLLAEVSNTKEAKVALETLELGSDGVVLKTDSLEELKQTAEFAKKESVGLGLVPVEVTEVKEIGTGARSCIDTCELMKPGEGMLLGCQSSGLFLVQAEVHESPYVETRPFRVNAGPLSLYALTSPNRTRYLSELKSGEEVLIVDRAGNVRVTNVARSKIEWRPMLLIEAEYNGKSLKLIAQNAETIRVVTPEGSKAVTDLTKGDKILAQVEEGGRHFGTLVKEEAVIEC
- a CDS encoding aspartate kinase, whose protein sequence is MNKNNEKKQKRIVVKFGGSSLADHEKILRAVTAVANEAKKGTQITVIVSAMGKTTDTLFNAAKNSSNGRLHKPDLDEILAMGERTSIRIMAVALKAQGIKAWYVDPHDPEWPIVTDDSFSDANPLLDVCYNRVKQHVLPLVESGVIPVIAGFVGRTQNGRVTTLGRGGSDTTAFILAKALEADELILVTDAEGIMTADPKVISNPQRIPEIDVKTLVGLADSGTKFIHRKALRYKEASVRVRVIRNIHGDLNVEGTIIKGTLSGDLGAEFASPSPVLSITVVGNDVSQNPQVIKELAETAEEHAELLGLSLNRDSMILYVTENSDSKVLLEKMHEAILKHEETLAMSVRKQLAFLKIKGVGLEKTPGLTGRISEALRVNCINIFGLMTITSSILLFVGWNEKEKALELVTTALGDNESC